The sequence below is a genomic window from Rhizobium sp. NXC14.
CGTTTGAAAATCCCGCAGATCTGATGATCAGCCGGCGAGCGCCAAAGCCACGGCCTCTATGGCGTCATCAGCCTTCGATCCGTCGGGGCCGCCGGCCTGGGCCATGTCGGGGCGGCCGCCGCCCCCCTTGCCGCCGAGAGCAGCCGAGGCGATGCGGACGAGGTCGACAGCGCTGTAGCGCTGAACGAGATCCGACGTCACCGCAACCACTGCGCTCGCCTTGCCGTCGTGGGACACGCCGACAAGGGCGACGACGCCGGAGCCGATCCTGGTCTTGCCGTCGTCGGCCAGGCCCTTCAGATCCTTGGGGTCGACGCCCGATATAGCCTTGCCGAGGAACTTGACGCCGGCAACTTCGCGCACGGCATCGGCCGAGTTGCCCTGCCCGCCGCCCATGGCGAGTTTACGCTTGGCGTCGGCCAATTCCTTCTCGAGCTTGCGGCGCTCGTCGATAAGCGCCTCGACGCGCGACAGGACTTCCGACGGCTGCACCTTGAGCGACGCCGCGAGCGTCTTTACGCGCTCGTCCTGCTCGGCAAGATATTCACGCGCCGTTTCACCGGTCACGGCTTCGATACGACGGACGCCGGCGCCGACTGCACTTTCGCCGAGAATACGGACGAGCCCGATCTGGCCGGTGGCCGACACATGCGTACCACCGCAGAGTTCGACCGAGTAAGGCTTGTCGGTCTTCGCGCCGTGCAGACCCGTGCCCATCGAAACGACGCGCACCTCATCGCCGTATTTCTCGCCGAAGAGCGCCATTGCGCCTTCGGCGATCGCGTCATCAACGCTCATCAGGCGGGTCGTGACGGGGGCATTCTGCAGAACGATCTCGTTTGCCATGTCCTCGACGACCTTCAACTCCTCGGCCGACATCGGCTTGGGGTGCGAAACGTCGAAGCGCAGACGCTCGGGCGCAACCAGCGAGCCCTTCTGCGCGACATGAGTTCCGAGCACTTCGCGCAGTGCCTCGTGCAGCAGGTGGGTTGCCGAATGGTTGGCGCGCAGGCGCGAACGGCGGGCATGGTCGACAGTCAGAACGACAGCATCGCCGGTCTTGAATGCACCTTCGACGACCGTGCCGGAATGCACGAAGAGGCCCTCCCCCTTCTTCTGTGTGTCCGATATCTCGATCTTGCCGTGGTCAGAGGAGATGACGCCGGTATCGCCCATCTGACCCCCGGATTCTCCATAGAAAGGCGTCTGGTTGACGACGATCTGCACCTTGTCGCCGGCCTTGGCTTCGTCGGCCACGGCGTTGTCTTTGACGATCGCTTGCACCACGCCTTCAGCGCTCTCTGTGTCGTAACCGAGGAACTCGGTTGCGCCATGCTTTTCCCTAAGCTCGAACCAGACGGTTTCGGTTGCCTTCTCACCGGAGCCGGCCCAGTGCGACCGGGCTTCGGCCTTCTGGCGCTCCATGGCATCGGTGAAACCAGCTATGTCGACGCCGATCTCGCGAGCGCGCAGGGCGTCTTGCGTCAGGTCGAGCGGGAAGCCGTAGGTGTCGTAAAGCTTGAAGGC
It includes:
- the alaS gene encoding alanine--tRNA ligase, with amino-acid sequence MSGVNDIRSTFLDYFKKNGHEIVPSSPLVPRNDPTLMFTNAGMVQFKNVFTGLEKRPYATATTSQKCVRAGGKHNDLDNVGYTARHLTFFEMLGNFSFGDYFKENAIELAWKLVTEGFDLPKHRLLVTVYSEDEEAAALWKKIAGFSDDKIIRIPTSDNFWQMGDTGPCGPCSEIFIDQGENVWGGPPGSPEEDGDRFLEFWNLVFMQFEQTEPGVRNPLPRPSIDTGMGLERMACILQGVQSVFDTDLFRTLTGTIEDTIGVKAEGSASHRVIADHLRSSAFLIADGVLPSNEGRGYVLRRIMRRAMRHAQLLGAKEPLMYKLLPTLVQEMGRAYPELVRAEALISETLKLEEGRFRKTLERGLSLLSDATADLGKGDMLDGETAFKLYDTYGFPLDLTQDALRAREIGVDIAGFTDAMERQKAEARSHWAGSGEKATETVWFELREKHGATEFLGYDTESAEGVVQAIVKDNAVADEAKAGDKVQIVVNQTPFYGESGGQMGDTGVISSDHGKIEISDTQKKGEGLFVHSGTVVEGAFKTGDAVVLTVDHARRSRLRANHSATHLLHEALREVLGTHVAQKGSLVAPERLRFDVSHPKPMSAEELKVVEDMANEIVLQNAPVTTRLMSVDDAIAEGAMALFGEKYGDEVRVVSMGTGLHGAKTDKPYSVELCGGTHVSATGQIGLVRILGESAVGAGVRRIEAVTGETAREYLAEQDERVKTLAASLKVQPSEVLSRVEALIDERRKLEKELADAKRKLAMGGGQGNSADAVREVAGVKFLGKAISGVDPKDLKGLADDGKTRIGSGVVALVGVSHDGKASAVVAVTSDLVQRYSAVDLVRIASAALGGKGGGGRPDMAQAGGPDGSKADDAIEAVALALAG